A portion of the Streptomyces sp. NBC_01335 genome contains these proteins:
- a CDS encoding class I SAM-dependent methyltransferase → MYSTEHEQRFDNGAPEAPEQLGLLSEILNRETFRTLGEEVRVGHGWRCWEVGAGDGSVARWLAARVGTSGHVVASDLKPQHVPSHPRIEAIRHDLVEDPWPEPAFDLIHARLVLMHVADKEAVAARLAAHLRPGGALVLTDWYCGCADEGNIKSPVDAYTARIFQEYHDGVHKLAGETGMDFEWAARTPDVLSAAGYRDITVRDFRAPGKGGAPTARLARLHSSMLEPFLLSQTSLTEADLSVIREKLLDPEFEMVTNHTYTTVVRVPK, encoded by the coding sequence ATGTACAGCACAGAGCACGAGCAACGCTTCGACAACGGCGCCCCGGAAGCACCCGAGCAGCTCGGCCTGCTCTCCGAGATCCTCAACAGGGAGACCTTCCGCACCCTGGGTGAGGAGGTACGCGTCGGGCATGGGTGGCGTTGCTGGGAGGTGGGCGCCGGGGACGGCTCCGTCGCCCGCTGGCTGGCCGCCAGGGTGGGGACGTCCGGACATGTGGTGGCCAGCGACCTCAAGCCCCAGCACGTACCCAGCCATCCGCGGATCGAGGCGATCCGCCACGACCTCGTCGAGGACCCGTGGCCGGAGCCCGCGTTCGACCTCATTCACGCGCGGCTGGTGCTGATGCACGTGGCCGACAAGGAAGCGGTCGCGGCGAGGCTGGCCGCACATCTCCGGCCGGGCGGTGCGCTGGTGCTCACCGACTGGTACTGCGGTTGTGCCGACGAGGGCAACATCAAGTCCCCGGTCGACGCATACACGGCGCGCATCTTCCAGGAATACCACGACGGCGTGCACAAACTCGCCGGAGAAACCGGTATGGATTTCGAATGGGCGGCGCGTACGCCGGACGTTCTGTCCGCCGCCGGCTATCGGGACATCACGGTGCGCGACTTCCGGGCACCGGGGAAGGGCGGGGCGCCGACCGCGCGGCTCGCCCGGCTGCACAGCAGCATGCTGGAGCCTTTCCTGCTGAGTCAGACATCTCTGACCGAAGCCGACCTCTCCGTAATCCGGGAGAAACTCCTGGACCCGGAATTCGAGATGGTGACCAACCACACGTACACGACCGTCGTGCGGGTGCCGAAATAA
- a CDS encoding response regulator transcription factor — protein MQPDRAGQLRIVLIDDHALLREVVCETLNLEPDMVVIGVAASGAAGIAHCEIKQPDVVLLDGNISDESVTETVHAIRSASPNARTLIVSMPDDPALVRQLLDCGVRGYLNKSASRNDLVSSIRAVCADNIRIVLHVSVEALTHIATTANCQDKLTRREMEILTLVSKAMSNRQISRRLTIAEGTVKRHLGTIFTKLGARSRLEAVNKAVSIGLIARAG, from the coding sequence ATGCAGCCTGACCGCGCCGGCCAGTTGCGGATCGTACTGATCGACGACCACGCGCTGCTGCGCGAGGTGGTGTGCGAGACGCTCAACCTGGAACCGGACATGGTCGTCATCGGCGTCGCTGCCAGCGGTGCCGCCGGCATCGCGCACTGTGAGATCAAACAGCCCGACGTCGTGCTGCTCGACGGGAACATTTCTGACGAGTCGGTGACCGAAACAGTGCATGCCATCCGCTCCGCCTCGCCGAACGCGAGAACCCTGATCGTCAGCATGCCCGACGATCCGGCGCTGGTGCGCCAATTGCTCGACTGCGGCGTCCGGGGCTATCTGAACAAGTCGGCGAGCCGGAACGACCTGGTGTCCAGTATCCGCGCGGTGTGCGCGGACAACATCCGCATCGTGCTCCACGTATCCGTCGAGGCGCTGACGCACATCGCCACGACGGCGAACTGCCAAGACAAGCTCACCCGGCGGGAGATGGAAATCCTGACCCTGGTGAGCAAGGCCATGAGCAACCGGCAGATCTCGCGGCGACTGACCATCGCCGAGGGAACCGTGAAGCGCCACCTGGGCACCATCTTCACGAAGTTGGGCGCTCGCTCCCGGCTCGAAGCGGTCAACAAGGCGGTTTCCATCGGGCTCATCGCCCGCGCCGGGTGA
- a CDS encoding SDR family oxidoreductase, which produces MASLKGKTALVTGGRTGLGFGIATALVERGANVVITSRNEDELRKAAAALGEERALAVAGDARDPEHQRIAVETAVDRFGSLDLLVNNVGGTERTARRLVDVDGASYRRTVEINLMSALTWVQTAWHGWLGEHGGAIVNISSIAGELAVPDGTAYGTAKAALNHFTRQMANELAPAVRVNGVASGTVLTDFTRANVEGREDKVIGSIPLRRLGEPADVGAAVAFLLSDEASWITGHTLVVDGGRLLHNR; this is translated from the coding sequence GTGGCAAGCTTAAAGGGCAAGACCGCGCTGGTGACGGGCGGTCGGACCGGTCTCGGCTTCGGCATCGCCACCGCGTTGGTGGAGCGGGGCGCGAACGTCGTGATCACTTCACGCAATGAGGACGAGCTGCGTAAGGCGGCCGCCGCACTCGGCGAGGAACGGGCCCTCGCGGTCGCCGGTGACGCCCGCGACCCCGAGCACCAGCGGATCGCGGTGGAGACCGCCGTCGACCGGTTCGGATCCCTCGATCTGCTGGTCAACAACGTCGGCGGTACGGAGCGGACCGCCCGCCGGTTGGTCGATGTCGATGGGGCGTCGTACCGGCGCACCGTCGAGATCAACCTGATGTCCGCCCTGACCTGGGTCCAGACGGCCTGGCACGGCTGGCTCGGCGAGCACGGCGGCGCCATCGTCAACATCTCCTCCATCGCAGGCGAACTCGCCGTTCCCGACGGCACGGCCTACGGGACGGCCAAGGCGGCGCTGAACCACTTCACCCGGCAGATGGCGAACGAGCTCGCCCCCGCGGTCCGGGTGAACGGCGTCGCGTCCGGCACGGTCCTCACCGACTTCACCCGGGCGAACGTCGAGGGCAGGGAGGACAAGGTCATCGGCTCCATCCCGCTGAGGCGCCTCGGCGAACCCGCCGACGTGGGCGCCGCCGTGGCCTTCCTGCTGTCCGACGAGGCGTCCTGGATCACCGGACACACCCTGGTCGTCGACGGCGGCCGGCTCCTGCACAACAGGTAG
- a CDS encoding AfsR/SARP family transcriptional regulator, which produces MLRFRVLGRLTVTNDLGDCTPTAPMARRVLAQLLLRSNNIVMLDAIIDELWGDKPPKSAVPTAQTYIYQLRRQFEPWVPEGTVEQVLATCGTGYMLRVDPDQLDLGAFLRLAKQGRTALAAGDPAAAARLLRQALDLWSGPALADVTAGPSIQAHVVHLTEQRAHTVELRIQADAMLGRHRELVGELKAMVLADPLNEWYHAQLIKALASSGRRNESLVAYQHLRRTLSAELGLEPSGMLRELHQEVLAGRDSWSDWGVSGRPLAEQLTR; this is translated from the coding sequence GTGTTGCGATTCCGAGTACTCGGCCGCCTAACCGTCACCAACGACCTGGGCGACTGCACGCCGACCGCGCCGATGGCGCGGCGGGTGCTGGCGCAGCTGCTCCTGCGCTCGAACAACATCGTCATGCTCGACGCGATCATCGATGAACTATGGGGTGACAAACCGCCGAAGAGTGCCGTCCCCACCGCGCAGACGTACATCTACCAGCTGCGGCGTCAGTTCGAACCGTGGGTGCCGGAGGGTACGGTCGAGCAGGTGCTCGCCACCTGCGGCACCGGCTATATGCTCCGGGTGGACCCGGACCAGCTCGACCTGGGAGCGTTTCTCCGGCTGGCCAAGCAGGGGCGGACCGCGCTCGCCGCCGGCGATCCGGCCGCGGCCGCGCGGTTACTGCGACAGGCCCTCGATCTCTGGTCGGGGCCGGCGCTCGCCGATGTGACCGCCGGCCCGTCGATCCAGGCGCACGTCGTCCATCTCACGGAGCAGCGGGCGCACACCGTCGAACTGCGCATCCAGGCGGACGCAATGCTGGGACGGCACCGGGAACTGGTCGGGGAGCTGAAGGCGATGGTGCTGGCCGACCCGCTCAACGAGTGGTACCACGCGCAGCTGATCAAGGCGTTGGCCTCCAGCGGCAGGCGGAACGAATCGCTCGTCGCCTACCAGCATCTGCGCCGGACGCTGTCCGCCGAACTCGGCCTCGAACCCTCGGGGATGCTGCGGGAACTCCATCAGGAGGTGCTGGCCGGACGCGACTCCTGGTCGGACTGGGGGGTCTCGGGGAGGCCCCTCGCGGAGCAGCTCACCCGGTAG